A window of Pedococcus aerophilus contains these coding sequences:
- a CDS encoding Rv3654c family TadE-like protein, with product MTTEQQRSGGERGSGTVLALAASGVLAVLLVAGLALASAVAAAHRARAGADLAALAAATSVQSGEGAASACSRAASVAAANAARQVTCTVGADSAVTVSATSPVGLGLPGLGQPRARATARAGPAPSL from the coding sequence ATGACGACGGAGCAGCAGCGCTCAGGCGGTGAACGCGGCAGCGGCACCGTCCTGGCGCTGGCGGCGTCAGGGGTCCTGGCGGTCCTGCTGGTCGCAGGACTGGCGCTGGCCAGTGCCGTGGCAGCCGCACACCGGGCCCGCGCCGGGGCCGACCTCGCAGCCCTGGCTGCTGCGACGTCGGTCCAGTCCGGGGAGGGTGCCGCTTCGGCCTGCTCGCGCGCCGCGTCCGTGGCTGCGGCCAACGCCGCGCGGCAGGTCACGTGCACGGTGGGAGCGGACAGCGCGGTCACCGTCTCCGCGACCTCACCGGTGGGGCTTGGGCTTCCCGGACTCGGGCAGCCCCGCGCACGAGCGACGGCGCGGGCTGGGCCCGCGCCGTCGCTCTGA
- a CDS encoding type II secretion system F family protein, with the protein MDDVADALVLVALALRAGVDLTRALEEVATGSGASVARDLSAVVAAVRWGRPVEEAWTYAGSLWRPAALAWSVAEATGAAPAALVADAAIRLRERQERDRERRAARAGVLLVLPLGLGFLPAFACTAVLPVVIALAVGVLDAGG; encoded by the coding sequence GTGGACGACGTGGCCGATGCACTCGTCCTGGTCGCGCTCGCGCTGCGCGCCGGCGTGGACCTCACCCGAGCCCTCGAGGAGGTCGCGACGGGTTCGGGGGCGTCCGTGGCCCGTGACCTGTCCGCCGTCGTCGCAGCGGTGCGGTGGGGGCGGCCCGTCGAGGAGGCCTGGACTTATGCCGGCTCGCTGTGGCGCCCGGCCGCGCTCGCCTGGTCGGTGGCCGAGGCCACCGGGGCGGCCCCTGCGGCGCTCGTCGCCGATGCCGCGATCCGGCTGCGGGAACGTCAGGAGCGTGACCGCGAACGCCGCGCCGCACGGGCGGGGGTCCTGCTCGTGCTGCCCCTGGGCCTGGGGTTCCTCCCGGCGTTCGCGTGCACCGCGGTGCTGCCTGTCGTCATCGCGCTCGCGGTAGGGGTGCTCGATGCGGGTGGCTGA
- a CDS encoding TadE family type IV pilus minor pilin, whose translation MATVELAVALPALVLVLVIALSAITTVLDQVRCVDAARATARAVARGDEPSAAVGHGRRLGPPAAVIVVTDRGGLVVVRVTSPTAPALRWLGDRAAPEGHAVAAKEDTSAVFGDALLPGPGADQRRSDG comes from the coding sequence ATGGCGACCGTCGAGCTGGCTGTCGCCCTTCCCGCACTGGTGCTCGTGCTCGTCATCGCCCTGTCCGCGATCACGACCGTCCTGGACCAGGTCCGTTGCGTCGATGCCGCTCGCGCCACGGCCAGGGCGGTCGCACGGGGCGACGAGCCGTCTGCGGCGGTCGGGCACGGTCGGCGGCTCGGTCCGCCGGCTGCGGTCATCGTCGTGACGGACCGCGGGGGCCTGGTCGTGGTGCGCGTGACGTCTCCGACAGCACCGGCGCTGCGCTGGTTGGGTGACCGCGCGGCGCCGGAAGGTCACGCCGTCGCGGCCAAGGAGGACACCTCGGCCGTGTTCGGGGACGCGTTGCTCCCGGGACCGGGAGCGGATCAGCGACGGAGTGACGGATGA
- a CDS encoding ATPase, T2SS/T4P/T4SS family, whose product MLAALNTGHDGGCGTVHANSPRDVPARFDALGALAGMPHDAVQRQLATALQAVVHVARVGGRRRVASVSVLHWAAGTVVCEPALDTVTRVEGPGWAALQRLLGSAA is encoded by the coding sequence ATGTTGGCGGCGTTGAACACCGGGCACGACGGGGGCTGCGGCACCGTCCACGCCAACTCGCCCCGGGACGTGCCTGCCCGGTTCGACGCCCTGGGCGCGCTTGCCGGGATGCCGCACGACGCGGTGCAGCGGCAGCTGGCCACGGCGCTGCAGGCCGTGGTCCACGTCGCACGCGTCGGCGGACGACGACGGGTGGCCTCCGTGTCCGTCCTGCACTGGGCCGCTGGCACGGTCGTCTGCGAGCCGGCGCTCGACACGGTGACCCGCGTCGAGGGTCCTGGCTGGGCCGCACTCCAGCGCCTGCTCGGGTCGGCGGCATGA
- a CDS encoding B3/B4 domain-containing protein, whose product MPERRPVSAFLAEATVSTEIAELRPDYRALLVVAQGLTPGTSDEVSDALLSRAEAAATARLAANTVEELPHVAAWRDAYRAFGAKPQRTRNSLEALTRRAPSGLPRVNRLTDVYNAISVLHQLPIGGEDLDRYVGSPRLLRATGTEPFDTTADGADVIDHAEPREVVWCDDLGVTCRRWNWRQGRRTALGEDTTDAVFILDALEPMTEDALRAAATDLTDHLRRLGPDVHVTDRLLHASAPRPTDPPELS is encoded by the coding sequence ATGCCTGAGCGCCGGCCAGTATCGGCCTTCCTCGCCGAGGCCACAGTGAGCACCGAGATTGCCGAGCTTCGCCCTGACTACCGTGCGCTGCTCGTGGTCGCTCAGGGCCTGACCCCCGGTACGAGCGACGAAGTCAGCGACGCCCTCCTGAGCCGAGCCGAAGCGGCCGCCACTGCCCGTCTCGCGGCCAACACGGTTGAGGAGTTGCCGCACGTGGCGGCATGGCGCGACGCCTACCGAGCCTTCGGCGCGAAGCCGCAACGCACGCGCAACAGCCTTGAAGCGCTCACCCGGCGGGCGCCCAGCGGCCTACCCCGAGTCAACCGGCTCACCGACGTGTACAACGCCATCTCCGTCCTGCACCAGCTGCCCATCGGTGGCGAGGACCTCGACCGCTATGTCGGCAGCCCGCGCCTGCTGCGAGCCACGGGCACCGAACCGTTCGACACCACGGCGGATGGTGCGGACGTCATCGACCACGCCGAGCCGCGCGAGGTCGTCTGGTGCGACGACCTGGGCGTGACCTGCCGACGCTGGAACTGGCGCCAAGGCCGCCGCACCGCTCTGGGCGAGGACACCACCGATGCCGTGTTCATCCTCGACGCCCTCGAGCCGATGACCGAGGACGCGCTGCGTGCCGCAGCGACCGACCTGACCGACCACCTTCGACGCCTGGGCCCCGACGTGCACGTGACCGACCGGCTCCTCCACGCATCGGCACCCCGGCCCACCGACCCACCGGAGCTCTCATGA
- a CDS encoding type II secretion system F family protein produces MTTSTTPLTTVLLGPTAATSGPTSVTLGLTMLTVGLAVFAVLLWPTRRRGAGRAHDPEPEEAGRTGWRARRRAKDVMAVEDPLADLLGLVAAPLRAGVPATTSLAAGAAAVQDSSLLAPMVEELVAAGAAGEPVSETWLRHGAQLDSGALRFVGRAWSLSERTGAPLADALQTSEEVLRARLRSRERLASAAAGPRASMAVLALLPLSGPVVGLACGIGPRQLYLGTTWSTASLVVGVVLAVFGWWWSRAILDRAA; encoded by the coding sequence ATGACCACCTCGACCACCCCACTGACCACCGTCCTGCTCGGGCCGACCGCCGCCACCAGCGGGCCGACCTCGGTGACGCTCGGACTGACCATGCTCACCGTCGGGCTGGCCGTCTTCGCGGTCCTGCTGTGGCCGACGCGGCGTCGTGGAGCCGGGCGGGCCCACGATCCCGAGCCAGAGGAGGCCGGCAGGACCGGGTGGAGGGCTCGACGTCGGGCCAAGGACGTCATGGCGGTCGAGGACCCGCTGGCCGACCTGCTCGGGCTGGTGGCCGCACCCCTGCGTGCCGGTGTGCCTGCGACGACGAGCCTGGCGGCGGGGGCCGCTGCGGTCCAGGACTCGTCGCTGCTCGCCCCGATGGTGGAGGAGCTGGTTGCCGCGGGGGCGGCCGGCGAGCCGGTCTCCGAGACCTGGCTCCGGCACGGAGCCCAGCTCGACAGCGGCGCCCTGCGCTTCGTCGGGCGGGCCTGGAGCCTGAGCGAGCGCACCGGGGCTCCGCTCGCCGACGCCCTCCAGACCAGTGAGGAGGTGCTGCGCGCGAGGCTGCGTTCGAGGGAGCGCCTCGCCAGCGCCGCCGCCGGCCCGCGGGCGTCCATGGCGGTGCTCGCGCTCCTGCCGCTCAGCGGCCCCGTCGTCGGGTTGGCCTGCGGCATCGGTCCGCGCCAGCTGTACCTCGGCACCACCTGGTCGACCGCCAGCCTGGTGGTCGGCGTGGTCCTCGCTGTGTTCGGCTGGTGGTGGAGCCGGGCCATCCTCGACCGGGCCGCATGA
- a CDS encoding helix-turn-helix domain-containing protein — protein MDEQTASLASAIGVRVRQERQGRGWTLDQLAASAGVSRRAVVNVEQGVANPSVGTLLRVSDALGIGLPALVAPPAPRPVTVTRAGKGAALWTGENGGQGLLVAGTQTPDVVELWDWTLAAGDRHVSEAHASGTKELLQVRTGTVTLTVGEKTYDLDPGDAVSFPGDVEHGYANHGDSVASFSLAVFEPGVGSGTHNEVSHA, from the coding sequence GTGGATGAACAGACGGCGAGTTTGGCTTCGGCAATCGGGGTGCGCGTGCGGCAGGAGCGGCAGGGGCGCGGCTGGACCCTGGACCAGCTGGCGGCCTCGGCGGGGGTGAGTCGGCGCGCTGTGGTGAACGTGGAGCAGGGTGTTGCAAATCCCAGCGTGGGCACGCTGCTGCGTGTCAGTGATGCCTTGGGCATCGGGTTGCCGGCACTCGTTGCGCCACCGGCACCGAGACCGGTCACGGTGACCCGGGCGGGGAAGGGCGCGGCTCTGTGGACGGGCGAGAACGGTGGCCAGGGCCTGCTCGTTGCTGGGACGCAGACGCCGGACGTGGTCGAGTTGTGGGACTGGACCCTGGCCGCAGGCGACCGTCATGTCAGTGAGGCACACGCGTCAGGGACCAAAGAGCTTCTGCAGGTGCGCACCGGCACCGTCACCCTGACGGTCGGCGAAAAGACGTACGACTTGGACCCGGGCGACGCCGTGTCGTTTCCCGGTGATGTCGAGCATGGGTACGCCAACCACGGCGATTCTGTGGCGTCGTTCTCCCTTGCGGTGTTCGAACCAGGGGTTGGCTCCGGCACGCACAACGAGGTGTCCCATGCCTGA
- a CDS encoding EamA family transporter, with amino-acid sequence MLSVQLGSALSLGVMDAIGPAGTAWLRLSIGAVIFIAIARPPLRTLGRNDIPVVLGLGVSTGVQTVAFLAAIQRLPLGTSVAIEFLGPLTVAAIGSHSRRALAWPTLALAGVVLLTEPWHGRVNTIGVTCAALAAIGWAAYILLTQRLGDRFTGLGGLSMTVPVAAATAATVGIPQAAGHITLPVLAATAGLALLLPVLPYALELLALRRMTHLAFGTLMALEPAIGVLLGLLVLHQHPRFAQGIGVALVVLAGAAAQREGQRAGPREPSAPRDAPQAHPHLDLLG; translated from the coding sequence ATGCTGTCGGTCCAGCTCGGCTCCGCCCTGTCACTGGGCGTCATGGACGCCATTGGACCGGCGGGTACCGCATGGCTGCGTCTGAGCATCGGGGCGGTCATCTTCATCGCCATCGCCAGACCACCCCTGCGTACCTTGGGCCGCAACGACATCCCGGTGGTCCTGGGCCTTGGCGTCAGCACCGGCGTCCAGACCGTTGCCTTCCTGGCTGCCATCCAACGGCTCCCACTGGGGACGTCAGTCGCGATCGAGTTCTTGGGGCCCCTGACGGTGGCCGCCATCGGCAGTCACTCGCGTCGGGCACTTGCTTGGCCCACTCTGGCGTTGGCCGGCGTGGTCCTGCTGACCGAGCCGTGGCACGGCCGCGTCAACACCATCGGGGTGACGTGCGCCGCCCTGGCAGCCATCGGATGGGCCGCCTACATCCTGCTGACGCAGCGCCTCGGCGACCGCTTCACCGGCCTGGGCGGCCTGTCCATGACAGTGCCCGTAGCAGCAGCAACCGCGGCCACCGTCGGCATCCCGCAAGCCGCCGGGCACATCACGCTCCCAGTTCTTGCCGCCACGGCTGGATTGGCCCTGCTGCTACCGGTCCTGCCCTACGCCCTGGAACTGCTCGCCCTACGCCGCATGACCCACCTCGCGTTCGGCACGCTTATGGCACTCGAACCCGCCATCGGTGTGCTGCTCGGGCTACTGGTCCTGCACCAGCACCCAAGGTTCGCTCAAGGCATCGGCGTCGCCCTCGTAGTGCTCGCCGGAGCCGCCGCCCAACGCGAAGGACAACGCGCCGGACCGCGTGAACCGTCGGCACCTCGAGATGCACCACAGGCTCACCCGCACCTGGACCTCTTGGGTTGA
- a CDS encoding DUF4244 domain-containing protein yields MVRCSLAQRFLRVRRRSEAGMTTAEYAVGTLAACAFAAVLLAVVRSGGVKSALASVITAALGVAG; encoded by the coding sequence ATGGTGAGATGCTCACTGGCACAACGGTTCTTGAGGGTCCGACGTCGCAGCGAGGCAGGGATGACCACGGCGGAGTATGCCGTCGGGACGTTGGCGGCGTGCGCCTTCGCCGCGGTGCTCCTCGCCGTGGTCCGCTCCGGTGGGGTGAAGTCCGCACTGGCCTCGGTGATCACCGCGGCACTCGGGGTGGCCGGCTGA